The genomic interval ttatttttaagtgtactcTGTAGTCATTGCTCATAAATTCATTGCTCAATGAAGGGAGAttgggaaaaaaaacaagagcCTCATGTCTCAAAAGCCAGGAAGCAACATAAATCTAGTGATGAAATTAGGAAGACTTGTGAGTGATGAACagagatttattcattttagagagggggggggagcaagaagcatcaactcccgtatgtgccttgaccagacaagtgcagggtttcaaaccagcgacctcagtgttccagatcgacactttatccactgtgccaccacaggtcaggcctgaatacAGATGTTTTTAAAGAACTGTAAGAAtaggtgtgtatgtatatacataacacacgaGTAGAAAAACTGAGAGGCACTCTTTGCAAAAAGCCAGATTCTAGTAGATGCAGCCAGGGTGGGTTACCAGTATGAGTGATGGAGGGTTTCCCGCACAGGGGAacgtttttaaagaaaaaccagtgttttagaacattttaagatgtgatgtgcctgatcaggcagtggcgcagtggatagagcgtcggcctgggacacagaggacccaggttcaaaactcaaagttgctggcttgagtgtgggattatagacatgacccaaaggtTACGGGCTTGACTgcacctcccccccctccccagcaaagcacacatgagaaagcaatcaatgaacaactaaggtgccgcaacaaagatttgatgcttctcatctttatcctttcctgtctttccctccctttagctttaaaaaaaaaaaaaaaggcctaacctgtggtggcacagtggataaagtgttgagctagaatgctgaagttgccagtttgaaaaccCAGACTTGCTTGggcaaggcaaatatgggagttgatgcttcctgctcttccctgccccccccccccccccgccactctaaaatgaataaaaaataattgaaaaagagacttaaaaaaaaaggtgatgcTATATAGGCTGTGGGTACTTTTCCATAAATCTGTATCTGCTACCATTGAAGATGAAGAGACAGCTCTGTGGGTCAGATGAGTGATCTTGCCTAGAGTGGGGCaagatacttctcatttctaaaaGGAGATAATGTATTTGCCACAGCCTATTTCCTAATGTTGGCtgagaataaactttaaaataatggaCACACAAAAAAGCAGTATGTTCCTTTTAAATGCCCTTAATCTTTTTCTGTCAAACTTTAGCTGTTAGAGGAGGTAACGCAAGGGGATATGAGTGCTGCAGACATGATTCTGTCTGATCTGCCAAGAGATGACATCTATGTGTCAGATGATGAGGATGACGATGATGCATCTCTGAATAGTGACCCAGATTCAGAGCAGCTGGCAGGAGTAGGTGGATCTCACAGTCTGAAGGACCAAAAGCGGTAATGTGGAGGCTGGGGTGCATAGGAAGTGTTGCTAGAGGGATTTGGGGGGAGAGGGGTTCTCCAGGGTACTGACCCTCTGCCCACTTTCCTTGGGTCTATAGTTTACGATTTGCTGAAACAGAAGATGATAAAAAGGAGGAGGATGAAAAAGAGAATCCACTGCTGGTGCCCCTGGAGGAAAAGGCAGTCCTGCAGGAAGAACAAGCCAACCTGTGGTTCTCAAAGGTAAGAGGAGCCTGGGGGCCAAGACACACAGGGAATTGGCATTCCCTGGAGAAGGCTGGCTAAAGATACCCCCTATCACAGGATGGCTTCAGTGGGATTCAGGATGATGCTGATGAGGATCTGGAGATCAGTCAGGCCCAGCTGTTGTATGAAAGCCGTCGGAAGGGGCAGTCACAGCCGCCACCACTACCACCTTCCAGTTTGAAGACTGAAAGGAAACCTCCCCTGTGCCAAGATGAGGCCCTTAAAAAGGCAGACACTCCATCAGGGACAGAGACTGCCACTGGTCccggaaggggagagagagatgacagtTCAAACAGTGATAGCAGCAGCAGTGAGGATGAAGAGAGGTGAGTGCTTGTAGCTGACCAGAGAACAGATGGAAGAGGAAGCAGTGGTTTAACCATTTCTCCAAGTTGAGGTTTTCAACATTGGTTGACTGGCTGTAAATCACAAGCTTTTTGAGCCCTGGACAGATAGTTCAATAGGTTAGCATGTTGTCTTGAgatgccaaggctgcaggtttgatccccggtcagggcacatacagtatctttgaaaaacaaaaaacccccgaTAATTCTGATTTAAGTGGTCTGCAGTATAGCCCATGGCAGGATTTCTAAAGGTTATTCAAACAGTGTTAAATAGGAAATAGGGTTGAGGGGAGGCAGGAGTGTGTCTGAACGGTGTGGGGAATGGCACTCACACATGGTCCTCCTTGCTTCTACAGTTGGGAGCCACGCCATGGTAAGAAGCGAAGCCATGGGCCCAAGTCAGATGATGATGGGTTTGAGATAGTGCCTATTGAGGACCCAGGTGAGAGAGGGACTGCACCCTGGGGAATGGGAGGAGATAATGGAAATTTTAATGGTGGGAACTGAGCTtgtatttttctcccttccctagTGAAACGTAGGATATTGGACCCTGAAGGCCTTGCTTTAGGTGCTATTATTGCTTCTTCAAAAAAGGCCAAGAGAGACCTCATAGATAACTCTTTCAGCCGGTAAGGGGACTAGAAAATCATGAGATGTGGCCCAGGGTGGGGTGGGTAAGTGGTTTCTTTTCTAGAGAGCCTGGAATGGTCATTAGGGTTGAGTCCTCTCCACCTAGGTATACATTTAATGAGGATGAGGGGGAGCTTCCAGAATGGTTTGTACAGGAGGAAAAGCAGCACAGGATACGGCAATTGCCTGTTGACAAGAGGGAGGTGGAGCATTACCGGAAACGCTGGAGGGAAATCAATGCACGTCCCATCAAGAAAGTGGCTGAGGCTAAAGCCAGAAAGAAACGAAGGGTAAGTAGTGGGGTTTCCTGAGatgaggggtgggtgggtgggtcaggcatgggggggggaggggaagaggtcaGCCTGACTGAGGGCCTCACACAGATGCTGAAGAAGCTGGAGCAAATCAAGAAGAAGGCAGAAGTTGTGGTGAACACAGTGGACAcctcagaaagagagaaagtggcaCAGCTTCGAAGGTGATGGGGGGAGGTCACCCACAAAAGTACAGGGTGTTAAAAAGTGGCATCAAGCCTCTAACCTGTTTCTTCTATTTACAGTCTATATAAGAAGGCTGGGCTTGGCAAGGAGAAACGCCAAGTCACTTATGTTGTAGCCAAAAAAGGTGTGGGCCGCAAAGTGCGCCGGCCAGCTGGAGTCAGAGGTCACTTCAAGGTGGTGGACTCAAGGATGAAGAAGGACCAGAGAGCACAACAGCGGAaggaacagaagaagaaaaacaggcgGAAGTGAGCAGAGCCACCAGAGCCTCTGAGAAGGCAGTGTGGACAAGAGGAACAATTCGGTGCCTTTACTCCAGCCTCCTTGGTACCAGCCTTACCCTTGTTTGCATAGCAGTCATTGGAAACGCTCCCGGTGGTCCTGAACATCCTCTGCCTGAAGCAAGGTCTTCTGTTAAAGCACTGCGAAATGTCCTGCTGGTGCTGTAACAGACCCCACAACCCTTCCAAGAAGAATGTGGGGTACTGGatgaaaaataccttttttaaatcataaggGGAAGTTGAGTGTCAGGGTGGCCTTCATTCTAGTCTATTATTCCTGGGCAAGTGGGACTCTCAAGTCTTCTCCCATCCTCATCAATACTCTTTTCCATTAATAGAGGAGCACAGAAACCACAGGGGGCCATCGGGATACTGAAGTCACAGTACCAGGATAGCATGGCTACTAATCTTTGTGTGTGAGTTGtccatttgaataaaaaaaaccatgaTTATAGATGTCTTTTCTGGCAGTTCCCATTAAGTGCTAACTTACATGCTGCATTGTTCTAAATCATATTTAACATGTGCCGACTTGTGAGAGAAATGACAAACAATCCACAGATCCCAGTAGTAAAACATTTACTAGAGCAAGCAGAAAGGAATGCACATCTTAAAGAAACCTTCACAAATTCACAAAATTCAAagtatgtatatttcttttataaacaagaacagaacaaaaatcaTCAAAACCATTTCAGCAAAAAAATTTTACTGCCATTgtgggaagttaaaaaaaaatacaatgaaatagaagacagttaaagctgctgtttttgttttttaaatttagtaacaCTTCAGACCTGAAACAATCCTGTTtttaggatcatttttccccttcAACAGTAGTGGCTCTGGGTCAGGCAGGCTGCTGCTTCCTGTCTCAGGGCCAGGTACAAACCTGGCTGGGGAACCTCAGTGTCGATTTCCACTTAGAATCAGACACATCCCTTCCCTGCAAATGTTTGGAAGCACCAAAGTGCTTCCAGAATATCCTAACACCTCAAAGGACTAGGTTTGCAGAAGTCAACTCCTAAAAGGGGATACTTGGCCACACAGCTAAGAAAAAGAACTTTACTTACAGGTATTTATGACAGTAAAAAATATACACTACAAATGATACAAACCTAGAGTGAGTTTTGTACCCTATGCGGCCCTTTCCTCCAAGGTATCCTTACCTGACCCTCACAACAAACCCAGAGCCAAAAGATGCTTCCTAGTTCTCACTGCTTCTAAGGACCAAAGCAGCTTCccaagaaaaaaaacctgaaaatccAGATGAAGGGGTAACGTCTCCAAGCGCCAGCTATGCACTAAGGGCAGGGTGTCCTTACACCTTGGGCCCCAACCCAGCCCTGAGACACCTAGTTAccaaaaatctttctaaaaataaaattaaggattTCATACCTCAACACATACCATCTAACTGTCCCACCGACTTTTCTTGCGCTTGGGTGGCTCCGGCACAGCGAAACCATCAGCTGTCTTATCTGTCTTGCTGTCCATCTTGTCTATCTTGTCTATCTTGTCTATCTTGTCCATCTTGCTGCTATCCACCTTGGGGTCCATCTTGGTCTCACGGTTACAACTTTCTTTCCTGCTTTCACCATTCCGGCCATCACTTGCACCTCGGCTCTCCCCATGTCGACTTCCACCACCTACTCCATGCTTGTTATCGCCATGACGATGACTATCAGCATGACGGCCGCTGCTGCTTTCTGGGTAACGGTATCCATCACCATGGCGACCACTATCTCCATGACGCAGACTATCACCATGTCGATTGCTACTGCCACTCTCTCCATGGCTATGACGGCTGCCACCACGGTTCTCAgtatatctctctcttttcccattgCTACCCCCAATCCCTTCTCGGCTGTTATTTCCTGAGGCTGTGTTGTTGACTCCCTGGGCCCCGGCAGTGGGGTAGGTCACTGGGGCACTACTGAGGTTTCCAGTATTGCCAAAACCTGGGATACTCTTGGAGGCACTGGCAATGGGGCTGTCAGGACTATTAAGGCCCTGCTGGGATGAATTAGTTGGAACAGAATTCAAACTCCCTGCACTTGTCCATCCACTTGCCCCAGCAGCAGAACTTCCAGCCTTCTGGTTGCTTAAGCTGGCAGCGACAAAGTGACTCTTGTACTGTGACTAAAAGAGAAAGGGAACAAAAATAGGTAAGAGAATGAGTTCAAGACACTCAATTTTATAAGCTTGGCAATGATAAAGTATACAGAAACTTCAGTGTTCACACACAAGATTAGTATCCATGCTATCCTGGCACTGTGACTTAAGTATCCTGATGGCCCCCTGTGGTTTCTATGCTCCTCTATTAATGAAAAAGAGTAGTGAGTCTTGGTACCTAACTAAAATATCAATCTGGAGatgaagaaaatgtataaattaagGCCAGCTAACTAACTGGAAGGGGTAAGAACAGAAGAAAGAGGAGGTCAGAATTCATACGAGATATAACATCAAATTTGTCTTAGCTAAAAAATGGCAATTACTGTCAACCAGACTGGGCCTTGGAGGTGGGCAACACCAGGGCGTAGAGGCAGGGAGGGCACAGCAACCCTGCTGCGGCACAGTGGTCCCAGCTCTGGGCTTGTCTGGAGTAGATGACTAGCAAGGGGGGTTTCTGTAACCCCCAAACCTGCATCTCTAGATCAGCTACAGTTAAGTTTATATTTGAAACGGAAAACAGTGAGAAGGTGCTAAATCCAACATGGAGCCTACAAGCCCAGCTACACACCAAGAACAGGCCCCCTTGTAACTGCCCAAGAGCTGCTGCTGAAAGTTCTTCTAGTTAAATGCTTATTCTCAGACCTGGAACGCCGCTTTCATTGCCGTCAGCCGATCTCCCATGGCTCCTGTGGAGGGCTTGTAGGCTTCATAGTTGCTCATTACATTGTTGTTATTTCCTCGGTCCTAAAAAATAAGTACACCCACCATGAGGATGGACAAAAGTAGGAAAGCCCCCTGCTACAGACTGGGCCTCAACATTCTGAAAACTAGAGCAGGAAGAGGGACaggatatatttagaaaattaaacttatcTTTTGTGATAAAaagtgctgtaatgaagaatcatttaaaaatgctatgccacccaacctgtggtggcacagtggaaaagatgtcaacctggaatgctgaggtcaccagttcgaagccctgcctggtcaaagcacatctgagaagtaactactatgagtcgatgcttccttctccttcctaccttttctctcctatctctaaaatcaataaatagaatcttaaaaaaaaaaatgctacaccTTTCAACCCAGTACTTCTATTTTTGGGAATTAACCCTGTAATCAAAAATGACAACAGATTATGCCTAAAGCAGATTACaggatattatttataaatacaaaCATGAACATGTTTATGTAATTATGTAAACATTAAAGATGAAAAGGCCACAAGGCAGTATAGCACATGCATGACTGTTGAGGCTTTGAATCCAGACCCTTAAAGAGTCCGGACCTCAGCTTCAACACTTACCAGGTATAACCTTGGATGCCTCAGTTGTTTTTGGTCTCAGTTTTATTATCCATACTTACTCTCATTAAGTTGAGAAGACTGAGTTAATATGTGCCTACTTGGAATGACATAGTGAGTGCTCAGTATTAGCTATCACTATCATCTAAGGCACATGCATCATCATCATGACTGTAATGTAGGACAGATTATTCATTTATCAAAGTAACCAAGTTAACTATAATGCTTCAAAGATGTAGACTTGGCTTAGGAATCCGAGTAACAGTAAACAGAAAGAGCCAGTCAGTGGAGCTTCCGTTACATGGTTTGTGAGAAAAGCTCTCCTCTCTCTCGAATGCAATCTCAGAGTGTAGGAATCATTCCTGAATTCAGTTACAAGACAGAGCTAGAATTTACACAGTGACTGTCTGGCAATGTCTTTCTAGCAGCAGGCTCTAGGCCAGTGTTGGAAAAATAGCTGCTGGGCCCCACCTCCAGAATTTCTGATTTGCTAGATCTGCAGTGGGGTACCAGTCTGCATCTGCTGCTAGTCCAAGAACCACAATTTGAGAGCCACTGCTAATCTAGACTGATTTCCTGAGCACACCTATGTGTACTCAGCCAAGTACACATAGGTGCTTCTTTAGTAGAAGAAGTCACAACACTAAGAACTAGCATCAGTATGGACTCAAACCAGCAGATTAAACACAAACTCCCTTCTAGACATGGTTCTAAACCCACTGAGGTTTTCTGAGGTAGAGAAGAATGGTCCTAATATCACCCGGGACTTGGGACCAGCCTTAAGGGCACTACTGTAGTATGGACTTACCGTGTTCTCAGAGCCTAGGCCAGGCCGCTCCCTGTAGCCTAGGCCTCCTCCACCAATGTTCAGCTTTTTGCCTTTCCCTCCTTTGAAACGGGATTTCCGAAACCAGGCATTCTGCATTGAACACAATTCAAGGTCAAGCCAGGGTAGGGCAAGGGGGCCAGAGGAAGAGGACAAGATCAAAGAGCagaagtgggagagaagaagttttccttcatttttagcCAATGTACTTATGGCAACAGAGGACCTATTCTCAAGAACCACAAATTTACTTCCTTTTGGTAGTTTATTCACCACTTTGTCAGGAGGCTTAGATTCTTACTTAAGGCTTCCTTAACCACTCCTTCCtccaggcttcctggaagagaagTGATTAGTTACTCTGGCCACTTCTAACttccttgagaaaaataaattttttttttccccaaataatcTATATATACcactaaacataaaaatatagagCTTTGAAAGAATTAGTGGGTTCCAAAGTAAAGGGAAAAAACTATGTGAAGTGAGGTTTATTAGAATTGACTCTAGGGGCAGAGGCCCAGTACTGGTAGCcatataaacagaaataaaattttatttacccaCAGAGCCTAAAAGTTTTACAATGAACTTGAACACTGCCAGAATACTACTAATCAGATTTATTTACATTCTCTTCAGAATGCAAACATCTCTAGGGGAGGTTAGAGCTTTATCTAACAATCACACATATGACAAAGTTCTTGAGAGGCAGGGCAGGCTTGGGAAAGGTGCTGATGAGAGAAGCTGATCACAGTCCGAGAGCACAGGAAGCCTGAGGCACaaaaagagatggagaaaaacGCCAAAgacaaactatactgctcacaaaaattaggggatattttatagcttcatattcattttgaaatacccctaatgtttgtaagcagtatatatctTGCTCAAAATTTCAGTTTAGGATTGGCTCACTACAcccaggaaagggaagaaaatattCTACTCTCTCAGGCAATGCAGGTCCTTTACTTCCAGGATCTTAAAGCATAAGCAGTACCACACAACTGAACACATTTGTAATCTGGATACTGCATGTATTAACAAAACTCAAGATTTAATTCAGTGGAATGCCTCACTTTTGGATTGGTAATTGGTATGGTACAAAATACAAGATCTAAGTCTGTGAGACATCACACATTTATAGCCCCCAAAAGAGAAGACTGTTTTGAAGCAAGAGAAGCCATCTTTGAGATTACACTTACTCACAAGTGTGCTATGGGGCAAGCAGGTAGAAATTTCAGGACAGATTTtagcacaaattaaaaaaaccGCTTTTCAACATAGATGCTGCTGAAACGAGAGGCTGAGAAGACAGACCGGGTGAGTTTTAATGTCCTACAATACTGATCAGTACTTCATAAACACTATCCTCCACACCCCTAACCCCTCATGACATGTTTCTAGGTTTTCTGTCTCAGGTTTGGTGAAATTTTTTCACTTAGTTCTACAACTTCGAGCAATCTGAAGTGTGCCCAGCACCTCACCTGCATCGCCAGATCTAGAAGTTCCTTGGAAACATGTTGATTGGCTCCTTCCAAGTTCCGGACAAGGTCACCAGCAAAATTGCTGTCCTTGGGGGTCAGTAAGGTATAGGCCACACCCTTCTCCCCTGCTCTTCCTGTGCGGCCAATCCTGTGAGTATGGGTGTCAATGTCCCGTGCCACATCATAGTTGATGACAGTCTTAATTGAAGGAATGTCCAGACCACgagctgaaataaaaaacaaattccttCATTCTTCATCAGCAGTCAAAAGACCAAAGTAATCCAAAATCCTAAAACCTCTTAAGAACCCACATTTCTCTTATCTAGACAAGGTGAATGGTGTGCCGAGCTGATATAGCCATATGTTATTATCCTTCTAGGACAAATGCCACTACTGCAGATTCTATGATGCCGGGCCACCTATTATAAGGGGCATACAATAGCCTGCCATGGCCTCTCTTGCAccaggaatatataaaaaaatttaaaagcacagCTTATTTCTGGTTGTGATCAGTATGCTCTGAATTGCTGCTCCACGGGACATGACCAGTCAGGCCAGGGGACCACCCTCAATCAGGTTTACCAGATATTATAGATCTTATTTAGTAAGACAGAGTACCATTATAGCATAGGAACCTAAGGTTATTGGGGAAATTCATACTCTACCTGCAACATCTGTGGCCACCAAGATGGGGATGTCCTTTTTCTTAAAGTCTGAAATGACCTTGTTTCTTTCACTCTGATCCATGTCCCCATGAAGCAGTCCAAGATTATGACCCTCCTGTTTAAGGTTATTAGCTAACTCCTCAGCATTGGCTTTTTTGGTAACAAACAGGAGGACACTCCCTGAAGAGGTAAATTCCACCAGACGCCGGGTAAGCCAGTTCCATTTACTAGGTCCGGAATGGAGAATCTCCACAATCTGTGTCACATCTTCATTtgcctgaaaaggaagaaatgaaacagaGGATTGTGACATTTGTGCCATAGGGCTACCTGAATAAGGAGCAGACATCACATTTTCTACCTGCACATCTAAAAGAACCTTGAATAATCTGTCTTCTCCTGGGGCCTTACATCAGCAAGTCAAGTACAGCTAAAAATTTAGGCCCCTTCTCAAATCACTGTG from Saccopteryx leptura isolate mSacLep1 chromosome 2, mSacLep1_pri_phased_curated, whole genome shotgun sequence carries:
- the DDX42 gene encoding ATP-dependent RNA helicase DDX42 isoform X1, whose translation is MNWNKGGPGTKRGFGFGGFAISAGKKEEPKLPQQSHSAFGATSSSSGFGKSAPPQLPSFYKIGSKRANFDEENAYFEDEEEDSSNVDLPYIPAENSPTRQQFHSKPADSDSDDDPLEAFMAEVEDQAARDMKRLEEKDKERKNVKGIRDDIEEEDDQEAYFRYMAENPTAGVVQEEEEDNLEYDSDGNPIAPSKKIIDPLPPIDHSEIDYPPFEKNFYNEHEEITNLTPQQLIDLRHKLNLRVSGAAPPRPGSSFAHFGFDEQLMHQIRKSEYTQPTPIQCQGVPVALSGRDMIGIAKTGSGKTAAFIWPMLIHIMDQKELEPGDGPIAVIVCPTRELCQQIHAECKRFGKAYNLRSVAVYGGGSMWEQAKALQEGAEIVVCTPGRLIDHVKKKATNLQRVSYLVFDEADRMFDMGFEYQVRSIASHVRPDRQTLLFSATFRKKIEKLARDILIDPIRVVQGDIGEANEDVTQIVEILHSGPSKWNWLTRRLVEFTSSGSVLLFVTKKANAEELANNLKQEGHNLGLLHGDMDQSERNKVISDFKKKDIPILVATDVAARGLDIPSIKTVINYDVARDIDTHTHRIGRTGRAGEKGVAYTLLTPKDSNFAGDLVRNLEGANQHVSKELLDLAMQNAWFRKSRFKGGKGKKLNIGGGGLGYRERPGLGSENTDRGNNNNVMSNYEAYKPSTGAMGDRLTAMKAAFQSQYKSHFVAASLSNQKAGSSAAGASGWTSAGSLNSVPTNSSQQGLNSPDSPIASASKSIPGFGNTGNLSSAPVTYPTAGAQGVNNTASGNNSREGIGGSNGKRERYTENRGGSRHSHGESGSSNRHGDSLRHGDSGRHGDGYRYPESSSGRHADSHRHGDNKHGVGGGSRHGESRGASDGRNGESRKESCNRETKMDPKVDSSKMDKIDKIDKIDKMDSKTDKTADGFAVPEPPKRKKSRWDS
- the DDX42 gene encoding ATP-dependent RNA helicase DDX42 isoform X2 produces the protein MAENPTAGVVQEEEEDNLEYDSDGNPIAPSKKIIDPLPPIDHSEIDYPPFEKNFYNEHEEITNLTPQQLIDLRHKLNLRVSGAAPPRPGSSFAHFGFDEQLMHQIRKSEYTQPTPIQCQGVPVALSGRDMIGIAKTGSGKTAAFIWPMLIHIMDQKELEPGDGPIAVIVCPTRELCQQIHAECKRFGKAYNLRSVAVYGGGSMWEQAKALQEGAEIVVCTPGRLIDHVKKKATNLQRVSYLVFDEADRMFDMGFEYQVRSIASHVRPDRQTLLFSATFRKKIEKLARDILIDPIRVVQGDIGEANEDVTQIVEILHSGPSKWNWLTRRLVEFTSSGSVLLFVTKKANAEELANNLKQEGHNLGLLHGDMDQSERNKVISDFKKKDIPILVATDVAARGLDIPSIKTVINYDVARDIDTHTHRIGRTGRAGEKGVAYTLLTPKDSNFAGDLVRNLEGANQHVSKELLDLAMQNAWFRKSRFKGGKGKKLNIGGGGLGYRERPGLGSENTDRGNNNNVMSNYEAYKPSTGAMGDRLTAMKAAFQSQYKSHFVAASLSNQKAGSSAAGASGWTSAGSLNSVPTNSSQQGLNSPDSPIASASKSIPGFGNTGNLSSAPVTYPTAGAQGVNNTASGNNSREGIGGSNGKRERYTENRGGSRHSHGESGSSNRHGDSLRHGDSGRHGDGYRYPESSSGRHADSHRHGDNKHGVGGGSRHGESRGASDGRNGESRKESCNRETKMDPKVDSSKMDKIDKIDKIDKMDSKTDKTADGFAVPEPPKRKKSRWDS